One region of Pseudomonas sp. ABC1 genomic DNA includes:
- a CDS encoding thioesterase domain-containing protein: MSRDSSYLEAILHHDIPLTRAMGLRVEQWENHELRLRAPLQENINHKSSMFGGSLYCVSVLAGWGWMHLRLREAGIEDGHIVIHEGQIAYPLPVLDDAIAVCPPPSDEAWERFETIYRRRGRSRIALDSHILTADGREAVRFSGQFVLHK; the protein is encoded by the coding sequence ATGAGCCGCGATAGCAGTTACCTGGAAGCCATCCTTCATCACGACATCCCGCTGACACGCGCCATGGGCCTGCGTGTCGAGCAATGGGAGAACCATGAGCTGCGCCTGCGTGCGCCGCTGCAGGAAAACATCAACCACAAGAGCAGCATGTTCGGCGGCAGCCTGTACTGCGTGTCGGTCCTGGCCGGCTGGGGCTGGATGCACCTGCGCCTGCGCGAAGCAGGCATCGAGGATGGCCATATCGTCATCCACGAAGGGCAGATCGCCTATCCGCTCCCCGTGCTCGACGATGCCATCGCCGTCTGCCCGCCACCCTCGGATGAGGCCTGGGAACGCTTCGAGACCATCTACCGCCGCCGTGGTCGCTCGCGGATCGCCCTCGACAGCCACATCCTGACCGCCGACGGTCGGGAAGCCGTGCGCTTCAGCGGCCAGTTCGTCCTGCACAAGTAA
- a CDS encoding class 1 fructose-bisphosphatase, whose amino-acid sequence MSRVTLSRYLIEQTRSNNTPADLRFLIEVVARACKEISHAVSKGALGGVLGSMGTENVQGEVQKKLDVLSNEILLEANEWGGHLAGMASEEMDNAYQIPGKYPKGAYLLVFDPLDGSSNIDVNVSVGTIFSVLRCPGECFSQNDALGEEAFLQPGTQQVAAGYAIYGPQTMLMLTLGNGVKGFTLDRELGSFVLTHDDIRVPQATAEFAINMSNQRHWEAPVQRYVEELLAGETGPLEKNYNMRWIASMVADVHRILTRGGVFMYPRDAREPEKPGKLRLMYEANPMSFIIEQAGGASTNGYQRILDLQPESLHQRVAVFLGSKDEVERITGYHQKS is encoded by the coding sequence ATGTCCCGCGTAACCCTGAGCCGCTACCTGATCGAACAGACCCGCAGCAATAACACGCCTGCGGATCTGCGTTTCCTTATCGAAGTGGTGGCGCGTGCGTGCAAGGAAATCAGCCATGCGGTTTCCAAGGGTGCGCTGGGCGGCGTGCTGGGCAGCATGGGCACCGAGAACGTGCAGGGCGAGGTGCAGAAGAAGCTGGACGTACTGTCCAACGAAATCCTGCTGGAAGCCAACGAGTGGGGCGGTCACCTGGCCGGCATGGCTTCCGAAGAAATGGACAATGCCTACCAGATCCCCGGCAAATACCCCAAGGGCGCCTACCTGCTGGTCTTCGACCCGCTGGACGGCTCCAGCAACATCGACGTCAACGTCTCGGTCGGCACCATCTTCTCGGTCCTGCGCTGCCCAGGTGAGTGTTTCAGCCAGAACGATGCCCTGGGCGAGGAAGCCTTCCTGCAACCCGGTACCCAGCAGGTGGCCGCCGGTTATGCGATCTATGGTCCGCAGACCATGCTGATGCTGACACTGGGCAATGGCGTCAAGGGCTTCACCCTGGACCGCGAGCTGGGCAGCTTCGTCCTGACCCACGACGATATCCGCGTGCCGCAGGCCACCGCCGAGTTCGCCATCAACATGTCCAACCAGCGCCACTGGGAAGCCCCGGTGCAGCGTTATGTCGAGGAACTGCTGGCGGGCGAGACCGGGCCGCTGGAGAAGAACTACAACATGCGCTGGATCGCCTCGATGGTGGCGGACGTGCACCGCATCCTGACCCGTGGCGGCGTCTTCATGTACCCACGCGATGCCCGCGAGCCGGAGAAGCCCGGCAAGCTGCGGCTGATGTACGAGGCCAACCCGATGTCGTTCATCATCGAGCAGGCGGGCGGCGCCTCGACCAACGGCTACCAGCGCATCCTCGACCTGCAACCCGAGTCCCTGCACCAGCGTGTGGCGGTCTTCCTTGGCTCCAAGGACGAGGTCGAGCGCATCACCGGGTATCACCAGAAAAGCTGA
- the rep gene encoding DNA helicase Rep encodes MSRLNPRQQEAVNYIGGPMLVLAGAGSGKTSVITRKIAYLIQQCGIRAQYIVAVTFTNKAAREMKERVSSLLRPGEGKGLTVSTFHNLGLNIIRKEYARLGYKPGFSIFDEGDIKSLLSDIMQKEYSGDDGVDEIKGYIGNWKNDLILPEQALAEARNPREQTAAIVYTHYQRTLKAYNAVDFDDLILQPVKLFQDHPEVLEKWRNRVRYMLVDEYQDTNASQYLLVKLLVEERAHFTVVGDDDQSIYAWRGARPENLMQLKEDFPSLKVVMLEQNYRSTSRILKCANVLIANNPHAFEKQLWSEMGHGDPIRVIRCRNEEAEAERVALEILTLHMRHQRPYSDFAILYRGNHQAKLIELKLQHHQIPYRLSGGTSFFARQEVKDLMSYFRLLVNPDDDNAFLRVINVPRREIGSTTLEKLGNYATERQTSMYAACDEIGLAAHLDSRYIDRLQRFKHYMDRLRQQCAQDDPIAALRSMVADIDYENWIRQHTSSDKAADFRMGNVWFLIEALKNTLEKDEDGDMTIEQAIAKLVLRDMLERQQEEEDGAEGVQMMTLHASKGLEFPYVFVIGMEEEILPHRSSIEADTIEEERRLAYVGITRARQTLAFTFAAKRKQYGEVIDCLPSRFLDELPPEDLEWEGQEEAPVEVKAARGNTALADIRAMLKR; translated from the coding sequence ATGTCCCGCCTCAATCCCCGCCAGCAGGAAGCCGTCAACTACATCGGTGGGCCGATGCTGGTGCTGGCCGGCGCCGGCTCCGGCAAGACCAGCGTGATCACCCGCAAGATCGCCTACCTGATCCAGCAATGCGGTATCCGCGCCCAGTACATCGTCGCCGTGACCTTCACCAACAAGGCCGCCCGCGAGATGAAGGAGCGCGTCAGCAGCCTGCTGCGCCCCGGAGAAGGCAAGGGGCTGACCGTCTCCACCTTTCACAACCTGGGCCTGAACATCATCCGCAAGGAGTACGCCCGCCTGGGCTACAAGCCCGGTTTCTCGATCTTCGACGAAGGCGATATCAAATCGCTGCTGTCCGACATCATGCAGAAGGAATATTCCGGCGACGACGGCGTGGACGAGATCAAGGGCTACATCGGCAACTGGAAGAACGACCTGATACTGCCGGAACAGGCCCTGGCCGAGGCGCGCAACCCACGGGAGCAGACCGCCGCCATCGTCTACACCCACTACCAGCGCACCCTCAAGGCCTACAACGCGGTGGACTTCGACGACCTGATCCTGCAGCCGGTGAAGCTGTTCCAGGATCACCCCGAGGTGCTGGAGAAGTGGCGCAACCGCGTGCGCTACATGCTGGTGGACGAATACCAGGACACCAACGCCAGCCAGTACCTGCTGGTCAAGCTGCTGGTGGAGGAGCGCGCGCACTTCACCGTGGTCGGTGACGACGATCAGTCGATCTACGCCTGGCGTGGCGCGCGGCCCGAGAACCTGATGCAGCTCAAGGAAGACTTCCCGTCGCTGAAGGTGGTGATGCTGGAGCAGAACTACCGCTCCACCAGCCGCATCCTCAAGTGCGCCAACGTGCTGATCGCCAACAACCCCCACGCCTTCGAGAAGCAGCTGTGGAGCGAGATGGGCCACGGCGACCCGATCCGCGTGATCCGCTGCCGCAACGAGGAGGCCGAGGCCGAGCGCGTGGCACTGGAAATCCTCACCCTGCACATGCGCCACCAGCGGCCCTACAGCGATTTCGCCATCCTCTACCGGGGCAACCACCAGGCCAAGCTGATCGAGCTGAAGCTGCAACACCACCAGATCCCCTACCGGCTGTCCGGCGGCACCAGCTTCTTCGCCCGCCAGGAAGTGAAGGACCTGATGAGCTACTTCCGCCTGCTGGTCAACCCGGACGACGACAACGCCTTCCTGCGGGTGATCAACGTACCGCGCCGGGAAATCGGCTCGACCACCCTGGAGAAGCTCGGCAACTACGCCACCGAGCGCCAGACCTCGATGTACGCCGCCTGCGACGAGATCGGCCTCGCCGCGCACCTAGACAGCCGCTACATCGACCGCCTGCAACGCTTCAAGCACTACATGGACCGCCTGCGCCAGCAATGCGCCCAGGACGACCCGATCGCCGCCCTGCGCAGCATGGTGGCGGACATCGACTACGAGAACTGGATACGCCAGCACACCTCAAGCGACAAGGCCGCCGACTTCCGCATGGGCAACGTCTGGTTCCTTATCGAGGCGCTGAAGAACACTCTGGAAAAGGACGAAGATGGCGACATGACCATCGAGCAGGCCATCGCCAAGCTGGTCCTGCGCGACATGCTGGAGCGCCAGCAGGAAGAGGAAGATGGCGCCGAGGGTGTGCAGATGATGACCCTGCACGCCTCCAAGGGGCTGGAGTTTCCCTATGTGTTCGTCATCGGCATGGAGGAGGAAATCCTCCCGCACCGCTCCAGCATCGAGGCCGACACCATCGAAGAAGAACGCCGCCTGGCCTACGTCGGCATCACCCGCGCGCGCCAGACGCTGGCCTTCACCTTCGCCGCCAAACGCAAGCAGTACGGCGAGGTAATCGATTGCCTGCCCAGCCGCTTCCTCGACGAACTGCCGCCCGAGGATCTGGAGTGGGAAGGCCAGGAAGAGGCGCCGGTGGAGGTCAAGGCCGCCCGAGGCAACACCGCCCTGGCGGATATCCGGGCGATGTTGAAGCGCTGA
- a CDS encoding sulfite exporter TauE/SafE family protein codes for MSLSDILLLVLAGFAAGGMNALAGGGTFFSFPALLAIGLPPVTANATNAVALWPASLSGAWAARSSLQPLGRYLVPLLLAGLAGGLLGGLLLLVGGDAVFSKMIPWLLLLATLLFAFSPLLGRLLAACRKEAERPPHTPISLAAHGLVSVYGGYFGAGMGILQLAAFSIEGHPLVRSNALKNLISAVIYSVASLTFIIAGRVSWLELLVLLVGTTLGGYAGGALSQKLPASWLRVLVISVGGGMTLYYFWIT; via the coding sequence ATGTCCCTCAGCGATATCCTTCTGCTGGTGCTCGCCGGCTTTGCCGCAGGCGGTATGAATGCACTGGCCGGTGGCGGTACGTTCTTCTCTTTCCCGGCACTGCTGGCCATCGGCTTGCCGCCGGTCACAGCCAACGCCACCAATGCCGTCGCGCTCTGGCCCGCCAGCCTGTCCGGTGCCTGGGCGGCCCGCTCCAGCCTGCAACCCCTCGGGCGCTACCTGGTGCCACTGCTGCTGGCAGGCCTGGCCGGTGGACTCCTGGGCGGCCTCTTGCTGCTGGTCGGCGGCGACGCGGTCTTCAGCAAGATGATCCCCTGGCTGCTGCTGCTCGCGACGCTGTTGTTCGCCTTCAGCCCCTTGCTGGGGCGCCTGCTGGCCGCCTGTCGCAAGGAAGCCGAACGCCCGCCACACACGCCGATCTCCCTCGCCGCCCACGGGCTGGTCTCGGTCTACGGTGGCTACTTCGGTGCCGGCATGGGCATCCTGCAACTGGCGGCCTTCTCCATCGAAGGCCATCCGCTGGTCCGTTCGAACGCCTTGAAGAACCTGATCTCGGCGGTGATCTACAGCGTCGCCAGCCTGACCTTCATCATCGCCGGGCGCGTCAGTTGGCTTGAATTGCTGGTGCTGCTGGTCGGCACCACCCTGGGCGGCTATGCGGGAGGCGCCCTGAGCCAGAAACTGCCAGCAAGCTGGCTGCGCGTACTGGTCATTAGCGTCGGTGGCGGGATGACGCTCTACTATTTCTGGATCACCTGA
- a CDS encoding cysteine desulfurase family protein, giving the protein MTTLPLYFDYAATTPVDDRVIQAMLACLGNTGTFGNPASSSHAFGQHARAAVELARQQVGDLVGASADDLVWTSGATESNNLAIKGVAQGGDGARRHIVTSRLEHKAVLDTVLQLEQQGFPVTWLEPDTEGLIQPKAVRAALRDDTLLVSLMLVNNELGTLTDIAAIGALVREQGALFHVDAAQATGKVDIDLARLAVDLMSFSAHKTYGPKGIGMLYVGERARESLRAQIHGGGHEQGLRSGTLATHQIVGMGSAFALAQAEMAQERQRIDELSALLRDALLALPGVRLNGSASQRIPHTLNLLIERPGFEPGDLGEELALSTTSACNSASGGPSHVLLALGLSPAQAYSSLRLSLGRHTRREDVQRAVEVIRQALAG; this is encoded by the coding sequence ATGACCACACTACCGCTGTATTTCGATTACGCCGCCACCACCCCAGTCGATGACCGTGTCATCCAGGCCATGCTCGCCTGCCTGGGCAATACCGGCACATTCGGCAACCCTGCATCCAGTTCCCATGCCTTCGGCCAGCATGCTCGCGCCGCCGTGGAACTGGCTCGGCAACAAGTGGGTGATCTGGTCGGCGCCAGCGCGGACGACCTGGTCTGGACCTCCGGTGCCACCGAGTCGAACAACCTGGCGATCAAGGGGGTCGCCCAGGGCGGTGATGGTGCGCGTCGACATATCGTCACCAGCCGTCTGGAACACAAGGCAGTGCTGGATACGGTCCTGCAACTGGAACAGCAAGGGTTCCCGGTGACCTGGCTGGAACCCGACACTGAAGGCCTGATCCAGCCCAAAGCCGTGCGCGCTGCGCTGCGCGACGACACCCTGCTGGTGTCGCTGATGCTGGTCAACAACGAACTGGGCACCCTGACCGATATCGCCGCCATCGGTGCGCTGGTTCGCGAGCAAGGTGCGCTGTTCCACGTTGACGCCGCCCAGGCGACCGGCAAGGTGGATATCGACCTGGCCCGCCTGGCGGTGGACCTGATGTCCTTCTCCGCACACAAGACCTATGGCCCGAAAGGCATCGGCATGCTCTATGTCGGCGAACGCGCGCGGGAGTCGCTGCGCGCGCAGATCCACGGCGGCGGGCATGAACAGGGGCTGCGCTCCGGCACCCTGGCCACCCACCAGATCGTCGGTATGGGCAGCGCCTTCGCCCTCGCCCAGGCGGAAATGGCGCAAGAGCGCCAGCGCATCGACGAACTCTCCGCGCTGCTGCGCGATGCCCTGCTGGCCTTGCCCGGCGTACGCCTCAACGGCAGCGCCAGCCAGCGCATCCCGCACACGCTCAACCTGCTGATCGAACGCCCCGGCTTCGAACCCGGCGACCTTGGCGAAGAGCTGGCCCTGTCCACCACCTCCGCCTGCAACTCGGCCAGCGGCGGCCCGTCCCATGTACTGCTGGCCCTTGGCCTGAGCCCGGCGCAGGCCTACAGCAGCCTGCGCCTGAGCCTGGGCCGGCATACCCGCCGCGAAGACGTGCAACGGGCCGTAGAAGTGATCCGCCAGGCGCTGGCGGGCTGA
- a CDS encoding Lrp/AsnC family transcriptional regulator, with protein MDKFDRGILDLLQDDCVRSVAQIAERIGLGNTACWRRIQRLEELGVIRGRVALLDPRQLNVAVTVFAAIRTNQHNADWLEQFHASISTMEEVVDCYRMAGDTDYLLRIVIPDISGYDAVYKRLIGIPGITDVSSSFAMEQIKSTTRLPLHYLAAS; from the coding sequence ATGGACAAATTCGACCGGGGGATTCTGGATCTGCTGCAGGACGACTGCGTGCGCTCCGTGGCGCAGATCGCCGAGCGGATCGGCCTGGGCAATACCGCCTGCTGGCGGCGTATCCAGCGGCTGGAAGAGTTGGGGGTGATCCGAGGGCGCGTGGCGCTGCTCGATCCGCGTCAGTTGAATGTCGCGGTCACAGTGTTCGCGGCGATCCGCACCAACCAGCACAATGCCGACTGGCTCGAGCAGTTCCATGCCAGTATCAGCACCATGGAGGAGGTGGTCGACTGCTATCGCATGGCCGGCGACACCGACTACCTGCTGCGCATCGTGATTCCGGATATCTCCGGTTATGACGCGGTCTACAAACGCCTGATCGGGATTCCCGGCATCACTGACGTCAGCTCCAGCTTCGCCATGGAGCAGATCAAGTCCACCACCCGCCTGCCCCTGCATTACCTGGCCGCGTCATGA
- a CDS encoding ABC transporter substrate-binding protein, protein MRLVCSILLSALAVLPPWAAASVGKCDYLVATGAGDNPPFLWRDPQDAKRLIGANADLLKRIGDGLGLTIDVLRSGDARAAWQEVESGRMDILADARQPAQAAAMDFIEPPIAVLDTTAWVRKDQPLVYAEPGHLVGHRGLFSKGANPDTSLFEHLQAQGVSGFTRGLQQVLGDQADYLLYERYGAVARLGALGELDAVQRLEPPVAQQSMHLAIGHDSSCNDPDLRAQLEKKMRELQASGETRKLLLDNLKRWREQQATAR, encoded by the coding sequence ATGCGTCTTGTCTGTTCCATTCTGCTGAGTGCTCTCGCGGTGCTGCCCCCATGGGCCGCTGCCTCCGTGGGCAAGTGCGATTACCTGGTGGCCACTGGCGCGGGAGACAACCCGCCCTTCCTGTGGCGCGACCCGCAAGACGCCAAGCGCCTGATCGGTGCCAATGCGGACCTGCTCAAACGCATCGGCGATGGCCTTGGCCTGACCATCGATGTACTGCGTAGCGGTGACGCCCGGGCGGCCTGGCAGGAAGTCGAGAGCGGGCGCATGGACATCCTGGCCGATGCCCGCCAGCCAGCCCAGGCCGCGGCCATGGACTTTATCGAGCCGCCGATTGCCGTGCTGGACACCACCGCCTGGGTGCGCAAGGACCAGCCGTTGGTCTATGCCGAGCCAGGGCATCTGGTTGGGCACCGGGGCTTGTTCAGCAAGGGGGCGAACCCGGACACATCCCTGTTCGAACACTTGCAGGCGCAGGGTGTGAGCGGCTTCACCCGTGGTCTGCAACAGGTCCTGGGCGACCAGGCCGATTACCTGCTGTACGAGCGCTATGGCGCGGTGGCGCGGTTGGGTGCGCTGGGTGAGCTGGACGCCGTGCAACGCCTCGAACCGCCCGTGGCGCAACAGAGTATGCACCTTGCCATCGGCCATGATTCGTCCTGCAACGATCCGGACCTGCGCGCGCAGCTGGAAAAGAAGATGAGAGAATTGCAGGCCTCCGGCGAGACCCGGAAGCTACTGCTGGACAACCTGAAGCGCTGGCGTGAGCAACAGGCCACCGCCCGCTGA
- a CDS encoding DUF4398 domain-containing protein, with protein MRKTGSHAFFPLAFVPLALLYGCARDPLPTEQLRLSEQVIVQARAVGATEETPELKTAQQKLGLAHAEMVHRRYKQARLLAEQAELDARLAEARVLGEKSKAQQAELGRQIEQLRKDVGALK; from the coding sequence ATGAGAAAGACTGGCAGCCATGCCTTTTTCCCCCTGGCATTCGTGCCGCTGGCGCTGCTGTATGGCTGTGCCCGTGACCCGTTGCCCACCGAACAATTGCGCCTGAGTGAACAGGTGATCGTGCAGGCGCGCGCCGTGGGTGCCACGGAGGAAACCCCTGAGTTGAAGACGGCCCAGCAGAAGCTCGGGCTGGCGCATGCCGAGATGGTGCATCGTCGCTACAAGCAGGCACGCCTGCTGGCCGAGCAGGCCGAGCTGGATGCACGCCTGGCCGAGGCGCGGGTGCTGGGCGAGAAGAGCAAGGCGCAGCAAGCCGAACTGGGGCGCCAGATCGAGCAGTTGCGCAAAGACGTGGGAGCGTTGAAATGA
- a CDS encoding OmpA family protein has product MNLSMPLAAVLGLLLTGCALDEQARVLDEAQASYQAVQNDESIVRHAPKDVLRAGETLERAQRFGGYLGSREDVLHYSYLSQRYSQIAREHADLVQGRERLGHLQRQRERMQLALEGARMASATPGQQDPQDQLISLAATETDRGLLMTLGDVLFTANSTELSPAANRTLLRLVQFLQLNPKRSVRVEGYTDNRGDEGENQRLSQARAQVVADLLNSLGIDASRIAVVGYGHLYPLAENASARGRAQNRRVEILFSDDQGQLAPLR; this is encoded by the coding sequence ATGAACCTGTCGATGCCGCTGGCGGCTGTGCTGGGGCTGCTTCTGACGGGGTGTGCCCTGGATGAGCAGGCGCGCGTGCTGGACGAGGCACAGGCGTCCTACCAGGCGGTGCAGAATGACGAGTCGATCGTTCGCCATGCGCCCAAGGATGTGCTGCGGGCCGGTGAAACGCTGGAGCGTGCGCAGCGTTTCGGCGGCTACCTCGGCAGCCGCGAGGATGTCCTTCACTACAGTTACCTGAGCCAGCGCTACAGCCAGATCGCACGCGAACATGCCGATCTGGTGCAGGGACGCGAGCGCCTGGGGCATCTGCAACGTCAGCGCGAGCGCATGCAACTGGCGCTGGAAGGCGCCAGGATGGCGAGTGCGACACCCGGACAGCAGGACCCGCAGGATCAACTGATCAGCCTGGCCGCCACCGAAACCGACCGTGGTTTGCTGATGACCCTGGGCGATGTGCTGTTTACCGCCAACTCGACCGAACTGAGTCCTGCGGCCAATCGCACGTTGCTCAGGCTCGTGCAGTTCCTGCAGTTGAACCCGAAGCGTTCGGTGCGGGTGGAGGGCTACACCGATAACCGTGGCGATGAAGGCGAGAACCAGCGTCTTTCCCAGGCACGCGCACAGGTGGTGGCCGACTTGCTGAACAGCCTGGGCATCGATGCTTCGCGTATCGCTGTGGTTGGCTATGGGCATCTCTACCCCTTGGCGGAAAATGCCTCGGCACGGGGCCGGGCACAGAATCGCCGGGTGGAAATCCTCTTCTCGGACGATCAGGGCCAACTGGCGCCGCTGCGCTGA
- a CDS encoding PLP-dependent aminotransferase family protein, with translation MTNLLLYQRIAQQLAEDIRRGVYRPGERVPSVRKMSLRLNVSHATVLQAYANLEDQGMIRARPQSGFYVHQTPALTAPTPDIAQVERPHLVTRSSIINQVLSESRREGVIPLGAAVPHPDYLPIRVLRQYLSRVTRFQSAQAFSYVFSPGYEPLRRQVAIRMRDAGVVVDPSEVIITHGCVDALQMALRVLTAPGDLIAVESPSYYGLLQLADLLGLKVIEIPSDPDTGISVEALQLAAAQWPIKTLVMTARLSNPLGGAMSDSRQKQLMDVAERFDFQIIEDDIYGELVFEQGVFKALKSHDRNDRVLYCSSFSKTLSPGVRIGWVIAGRYQDAVQRLQTFSTYSACSVTQLGVAAYLENGGYDRHLRHIRQEYCSNISAYQLAVQRYFPDGTQMTRPKGNFILWVSLPARVNTKTLHAWALERGISIAPGLIFSNTEQFNHCIRLNCGIPWSPSVDRALQTLGELAVQLCRQATEWPEALR, from the coding sequence ATGACCAATCTGTTGCTTTACCAGCGCATTGCCCAGCAACTGGCCGAAGATATCCGCCGTGGTGTCTACCGTCCCGGTGAGCGCGTGCCGTCGGTGCGCAAGATGAGCCTGCGGCTGAACGTCAGCCACGCGACCGTGCTGCAGGCCTACGCCAACCTGGAAGACCAGGGCATGATCCGTGCCCGTCCGCAATCAGGCTTCTATGTACACCAGACCCCGGCACTGACGGCGCCCACGCCGGACATCGCGCAGGTGGAGCGGCCGCACCTGGTCACGCGCAGCAGCATCATCAATCAGGTACTCAGCGAGTCGCGGCGCGAAGGCGTGATCCCGCTGGGTGCCGCCGTGCCCCATCCCGATTACCTGCCGATTCGCGTGCTGCGCCAGTACCTGTCGCGGGTCACTCGCTTCCAGAGCGCGCAGGCTTTCAGCTACGTGTTCAGCCCCGGCTACGAACCGTTGCGCCGGCAGGTGGCGATCCGTATGCGCGACGCCGGTGTGGTGGTCGATCCCAGCGAAGTGATCATTACCCATGGCTGCGTCGATGCCTTGCAGATGGCCCTGCGCGTGCTGACCGCGCCGGGCGATCTGATCGCCGTGGAGTCGCCGAGCTACTACGGCCTGCTGCAACTGGCCGATCTGCTGGGTCTCAAGGTCATCGAGATTCCCAGTGATCCGGACACCGGCATCAGTGTCGAGGCCCTGCAACTGGCCGCCGCCCAATGGCCGATCAAGACCCTGGTGATGACCGCGCGCCTGAGCAATCCGCTCGGCGGCGCCATGAGCGACAGTCGACAGAAACAGTTGATGGATGTCGCCGAGCGTTTCGATTTCCAGATCATCGAGGACGATATCTACGGTGAGCTGGTGTTCGAGCAGGGCGTGTTCAAGGCGCTCAAGTCGCATGACCGTAACGACCGCGTGCTCTATTGCTCCAGCTTCTCCAAGACCCTGTCCCCCGGCGTGCGCATCGGCTGGGTGATCGCCGGGCGTTATCAGGATGCGGTTCAACGCCTGCAGACCTTCAGCACCTATTCGGCGTGCAGCGTGACGCAACTGGGGGTGGCGGCTTACCTGGAGAATGGTGGTTACGACCGTCATTTGCGGCATATCCGCCAGGAGTATTGCAGCAATATCTCGGCCTACCAGTTGGCGGTGCAGCGCTACTTCCCGGACGGCACGCAGATGACCCGGCCCAAGGGCAACTTCATCCTCTGGGTCAGCCTGCCGGCCAGGGTCAACACCAAGACGCTGCATGCCTGGGCGCTGGAGCGGGGCATCAGCATCGCGCCGGGGCTGATCTTCAGCAACACCGAGCAGTTCAACCACTGTATCCGCCTGAACTGCGGGATTCCCTGGAGTCCCAGCGTCGACCGGGCGTTGCAGACCCTCGGCGAGCTGGCTGTGCAACTGTGCCGGCAGGCCACCGAGTGGCCCGAGGCACTGCGCTAG
- a CDS encoding DoxX-like family protein, translating into MKGEAMVQLARYVIGLSWVYHGIFPKLLQVASLELAMTSSLGFPPEQTLWLIKAGGLAEVIFGVLFICCYRMRWAQLASIAGLVGLLLFAAVMTPFVLLEAFNPVTTNVPLIVLGVYLLRQQVVAGSQ; encoded by the coding sequence ATGAAAGGAGAGGCTATGGTGCAGTTGGCGCGTTATGTGATCGGCCTGAGCTGGGTCTATCACGGTATTTTCCCCAAGCTGCTCCAGGTCGCGTCACTGGAACTGGCGATGACCTCCAGCCTGGGTTTTCCCCCGGAGCAGACCTTGTGGCTGATCAAGGCGGGTGGGCTGGCCGAAGTCATCTTCGGCGTCCTGTTCATCTGCTGCTATCGCATGCGCTGGGCACAGTTGGCCAGCATCGCCGGGCTGGTCGGGCTGCTGTTGTTCGCTGCCGTGATGACACCCTTCGTATTGCTCGAAGCATTCAACCCGGTCACCACCAATGTTCCGTTGATCGTGCTGGGTGTCTATCTGTTACGGCAGCAGGTCGTGGCGGGTTCTCAGTAG
- a CDS encoding ABC transporter ATP-binding protein, with translation MNSLTSPQPIVSFSGIGKRFAVAGGELEAIREFNLDIADGESIALLGSSGCGKSTLLRLLIGLDTAFDGEIRIDGKAVRGIGSERGIVFQEHRLFPWLTVAQNIDLGQVNEKLTSTERARRIEQLVQLVGLDGFQQAYPHQLSGGMAQRVAIARGLVASPRILLLDEPFGALDALTRQQMQEELLAIRARAGITSLLVTHDVEEAIFVADRVVVMAPRPGRIKRVVTIDLPHPRNRNSYEFNRLREELLFELTGDGDYQAPPPRIENLPLSQLAY, from the coding sequence ATGAACAGCCTCACCTCACCGCAGCCGATCGTCAGCTTTTCCGGCATCGGCAAACGCTTCGCCGTGGCCGGAGGCGAACTGGAGGCCATCCGCGAATTCAACCTGGACATCGCCGACGGCGAATCCATCGCCCTGCTCGGCTCCAGTGGCTGCGGCAAGTCCACCCTGCTGCGCCTGCTGATCGGCCTGGACACTGCGTTCGACGGCGAAATCCGCATCGACGGCAAGGCCGTGCGCGGCATCGGCAGCGAACGTGGCATCGTCTTCCAGGAGCACCGGTTGTTTCCCTGGCTGACCGTCGCGCAAAACATCGACCTCGGCCAGGTCAACGAAAAACTCACCAGCACGGAACGGGCGCGGCGCATCGAGCAACTGGTCCAACTGGTCGGCCTGGACGGCTTCCAGCAGGCCTACCCGCACCAGCTCTCCGGCGGCATGGCACAACGGGTAGCCATCGCCCGAGGCCTGGTGGCGAGCCCGCGCATCCTGCTGCTGGACGAGCCTTTCGGCGCGCTGGACGCGCTGACCCGCCAACAGATGCAGGAAGAATTGCTGGCCATCCGCGCCCGCGCTGGCATCACCAGCCTGCTGGTCACCCATGATGTCGAGGAAGCCATCTTCGTCGCCGACCGCGTGGTGGTCATGGCGCCCCGCCCCGGGCGCATCAAGCGCGTCGTCACCATCGACCTGCCCCATCCGCGCAACCGCAACAGCTACGAATTCAATCGCCTGCGCGAGGAGTTGCTGTTCGAACTGACCGGCGACGGTGACTACCAGGCACCTCCGCCGCGTATCGAGAACCTGCCGCTGAGCCAACTGGCCTACTGA